A section of the Oikeobacillus pervagus genome encodes:
- a CDS encoding YbjQ family protein, producing the protein MIIVTTEKIANYKITEIKGPVFGLTVRARGIGKDIVASLKGLVGGEINQYTEMLEDARKQAIDRMVENATAMGANAIIMMRFDSGEIGQNMSEIVAYGTAVTVESE; encoded by the coding sequence ATGATCATCGTCACAACTGAAAAAATTGCCAATTACAAAATTACTGAAATTAAAGGTCCTGTTTTCGGATTAACCGTAAGAGCTCGAGGCATTGGAAAAGATATTGTCGCTTCATTAAAAGGCCTAGTCGGTGGGGAGATTAATCAATACACTGAAATGCTTGAAGATGCGAGAAAACAAGCCATTGATCGAATGGTGGAAAATGCCACAGCAATGGGGGCAAATGCCATCATTATGATGCGATTCGATTCAGGAGAAATCGGTCAAAATATGAGTGAAATCGTAGCATATGGAACAGCTGTCACAGTGGAAAGTGAGTAG
- a CDS encoding DUF6080 domain-containing protein translates to MLYDFYRKNKLAIWFTIISYLLYTTLTIFYYLKTNVFYNTGKFDILFDSDTGIIFKGDWFYGTAADLRHFLFRNFLSPFVFPIKLIFGTDALQSHPTIYGLYLAQIQTLFMSVNTFFVMKILNDFAVTLKVKILIGIIFILSWEQIFFALNIERYFLGQFSLLLFLFLVQTKKTQSAFHSALAGILLIGTTITNIYLYFAQLLLEKMSWSKKIQHLFIFCALFYFVLLFGGGGPHILDAFHFFNDYTGKFTDKYSLLELPGKVFTNLLYPAIFPPLIDESIRDAFFQSGQVKWLPSFIVASILLISIYTIWKKRRNRFVLLLGSILLATLVLHGVAQFGLRSAALYSTHFNFVFILLAGIFSTLLTKEKQKWFTVFLTLWLIVNLFETTQLFASIYDLGMKYYPRP, encoded by the coding sequence ATGCTTTATGATTTTTATAGGAAAAACAAACTAGCGATTTGGTTTACTATCATTTCCTACTTGCTATACACTACTTTAACTATTTTCTACTATTTAAAAACAAATGTATTTTATAACACAGGGAAATTCGACATTCTCTTTGATAGTGACACAGGTATTATTTTCAAAGGAGATTGGTTTTATGGAACAGCAGCCGATTTAAGGCATTTTTTATTTCGTAATTTTTTGTCTCCTTTTGTATTCCCTATCAAACTAATCTTTGGGACCGATGCATTACAAAGCCACCCAACGATATATGGTTTATACCTAGCACAGATTCAAACGCTATTCATGTCCGTTAACACTTTTTTTGTTATGAAAATACTAAATGACTTTGCCGTTACGTTGAAAGTAAAAATATTAATTGGAATCATTTTCATCCTTTCTTGGGAACAGATCTTTTTCGCACTGAATATTGAACGGTATTTCTTAGGTCAATTTTCACTATTATTATTTTTATTCTTAGTTCAAACCAAAAAAACTCAATCAGCTTTTCATAGTGCCTTAGCAGGAATCTTACTAATTGGGACGACCATCACAAATATATACCTTTATTTTGCGCAATTATTACTTGAGAAAATGTCTTGGTCAAAGAAAATCCAACATCTTTTTATTTTTTGTGCACTCTTTTATTTTGTTCTACTATTCGGTGGGGGTGGACCTCACATTTTAGATGCCTTTCATTTCTTCAATGATTATACAGGCAAATTTACAGATAAATATTCTTTATTAGAGTTACCTGGAAAAGTCTTTACCAATTTACTTTACCCAGCCATTTTTCCACCGCTAATTGATGAGTCGATACGTGATGCCTTTTTCCAATCTGGACAAGTAAAATGGCTACCATCTTTCATTGTCGCTTCCATTTTATTGATTAGTATTTATACTATTTGGAAGAAACGTAGAAATCGATTTGTGCTTCTACTTGGTTCTATCTTATTGGCCACACTTGTATTACATGGAGTAGCTCAATTTGGTTTGCGCAGTGCCGCTTTATATAGCACACATTTTAACTTTGTATTTATTTTATTAGCTGGAATATTCTCTACCCTTTTAACAAAAGAAAAACAAAAGTGGTTTACAGTTTTCCTCACTTTATGGCTCATCGTAAACCTTTTTGAGACCACGCAACTTTTTGCTAGTATTTATGATTTGGGAATGAAATATTACCCAAGACCTTGA
- a CDS encoding decaprenyl-phosphate phosphoribosyltransferase yields the protein METVYKKKFETISLLFIQLRPKQWTKNLLIFAAPIFSLKIVTLLSFIQSVVGFFLFCFVSGCVYILNDFMDREADSMHPIKKHRPMASGRLNPYMAICFGLFLLIGSLIGSYILNPFFMLLLLAYFILNLLYSLKLKHVVIMDIMIIAMGFVFRAIGGGIVIQVPFTPWFLLCTMLISLFLAISKRRHELLLLNKDKGTHRKVLESYSSQLLDQLNTIVATSTIISYSLFTFFSGRTIQLMWTIPLVIYGIFRYLYLIHMEDKGGSPEKVLFEDRHILVTVGLYAITVFMILYFFD from the coding sequence ATGGAAACCGTGTATAAAAAAAAGTTTGAGACCATTAGTTTGCTGTTTATTCAACTTCGTCCAAAGCAATGGACGAAAAACTTACTTATATTTGCCGCGCCTATTTTTTCTTTGAAAATTGTTACCTTACTATCATTTATTCAATCAGTCGTCGGCTTTTTTCTCTTTTGTTTCGTTTCTGGGTGTGTCTATATCCTAAATGACTTCATGGACCGAGAAGCAGATAGTATGCATCCCATAAAGAAACATAGGCCAATGGCTTCTGGTCGGTTAAACCCGTATATGGCTATTTGCTTTGGTCTTTTTTTATTAATAGGTTCGCTCATTGGTTCATACATACTAAATCCCTTTTTTATGTTGTTATTATTAGCCTATTTTATCTTAAACTTGCTTTACTCCTTGAAACTGAAGCATGTTGTTATCATGGATATTATGATTATTGCAATGGGATTTGTCTTCCGTGCAATTGGTGGTGGAATTGTGATTCAGGTTCCATTTACCCCATGGTTTCTTCTTTGTACAATGTTAATTTCGCTATTTTTAGCCATAAGTAAAAGAAGACATGAGCTATTACTATTAAATAAGGACAAGGGGACACACCGAAAAGTATTAGAAAGTTACTCATCGCAATTGTTGGATCAATTAAATACAATTGTTGCGACATCTACCATTATTAGCTATTCATTATTTACTTTCTTTTCAGGACGGACAATTCAATTAATGTGGACGATTCCTCTTGTTATATATGGGATTTTCCGCTATCTCTATTTAATTCATATGGAGGATAAGGGGGGCTCGCCTGAGAAAGTATTATTTGAAGATCGACATATTTTAGTAACAGTTGGTTTATATGCTATTACTGTGTTTATGATCTTGTATTTTTTTGATTAA
- a CDS encoding EamA family transporter translates to MKNILLILFSVFLSSMGQIVLKYGAVKTVDQPKSMEIMNFLSPINITGLFLYGLSALVWMVVLRKVELSYAYPMVSVGYVLVFVFSYYLFGESLSMNRIIGMVFIMIGIIFISRS, encoded by the coding sequence ATGAAAAATATTTTACTGATTTTATTCTCTGTCTTCCTTAGTTCTATGGGACAAATTGTTTTGAAATATGGAGCGGTGAAAACAGTTGATCAACCGAAATCGATGGAGATTATGAACTTTTTAAGTCCGATTAACATAACAGGTCTATTCTTATACGGACTTAGTGCGTTGGTCTGGATGGTTGTTTTAAGAAAAGTAGAATTAAGTTATGCTTATCCAATGGTGAGTGTTGGTTATGTTTTGGTCTTTGTATTTTCCTATTATTTATTTGGGGAATCATTAAGTATGAACCGGATTATAGGCATGGTATTTATTATGATAGGAATTATTTTTATTTCAAGATCGTAA
- a CDS encoding divergent PAP2 family protein, whose amino-acid sequence MTILYIITPFLAWLIAGTLKFIINYIRFGKEALSLVGNGGFPSTHTTVVASELMLIGFREGFTTPLFGLGLTFLFITIIDAKGIRRTVGKHAETLNEHVFNGKKKLRERQGHNRVEIMGGLGLGILIGYIMSVLS is encoded by the coding sequence ATGACTATACTGTATATCATAACGCCATTTCTTGCATGGCTTATCGCAGGCACGCTAAAATTCATTATTAATTATATTCGATTTGGAAAAGAAGCACTGAGTTTAGTTGGAAATGGGGGATTTCCCAGTACCCATACAACAGTAGTAGCGAGTGAGCTTATGCTAATCGGTTTTCGCGAGGGATTTACAACCCCGTTATTTGGATTAGGGTTAACGTTTCTTTTTATTACGATTATTGATGCTAAGGGAATTAGACGTACTGTTGGAAAACATGCAGAAACTCTAAATGAACATGTTTTTAATGGTAAAAAGAAACTGAGAGAAAGACAAGGACATAATAGAGTTGAAATTATGGGAGGACTTGGACTAGGAATTCTTATTGGATATATTATGAGTGTATTAAGCTGA
- a CDS encoding O-antigen ligase family protein, with amino-acid sequence MLPLQKKNHEKIILAFFYFISLQPIIDVLTTFTIVQLHSSATVGIVIRMIYMLASLLFMASFYKKVPFAKWATIYVVIWGIFVLGNLGINFSQKPNFALFDEIKFFIKISYFNIVLLNFIFIYKYFSNKDSLFKFFLRNIVWSALIIGLVMLISILTGTSLKSYQWTKIGFTGWFFAGNEIGAILAIILPIVTYFAIIRTNNIQTSYYWIPVLLSGFSLIMLGTKVGLGALFITLFMGLLSVVVAMFRKKMPTANLKLNALVLFFLIVVIAISTPFTPVYKNTYSHMELIGMDTDKADDPQPKTKEEKKKEKEKSKKQVESLILSSRDIYLNKYKKYYQSSPVSQKIMGMGYAGNYKKEAKMIEMDYFDIFYSTGPIGTILYFFPLVFLFIYSAVWALKHLADVFLPKNTMLISSIVLGLGIANFAGHVYTAPAVSIYLAVIIAYFYYDIKSTSKIKI; translated from the coding sequence ATGCTACCATTACAAAAGAAAAACCATGAAAAAATAATACTAGCTTTTTTTTATTTTATCTCGTTACAACCAATCATTGATGTTTTAACTACTTTTACTATTGTTCAACTCCATTCTAGTGCAACTGTTGGAATCGTTATAAGAATGATCTACATGCTTGCCAGTTTGCTTTTTATGGCTTCATTTTACAAGAAAGTACCTTTTGCAAAATGGGCAACAATTTATGTGGTTATTTGGGGAATTTTTGTATTAGGGAATTTAGGAATTAACTTTTCTCAAAAACCAAATTTTGCGCTTTTCGATGAAATTAAATTTTTTATCAAAATCAGTTATTTTAATATTGTATTGTTAAACTTTATTTTTATATACAAATACTTTTCCAACAAAGATTCACTCTTTAAATTCTTTTTGCGCAATATTGTATGGAGTGCATTAATCATTGGCTTAGTCATGCTCATCTCCATTCTGACAGGAACTAGCTTAAAAAGTTACCAATGGACAAAAATTGGTTTTACCGGATGGTTCTTTGCAGGAAATGAAATAGGTGCAATCCTCGCTATTATACTGCCAATTGTTACCTATTTTGCCATCATTAGAACAAATAACATCCAAACTTCTTATTATTGGATTCCAGTTCTACTTTCAGGTTTTTCTCTCATTATGTTAGGGACAAAAGTCGGTCTAGGGGCTTTATTTATCACATTATTCATGGGCTTACTAAGCGTAGTTGTCGCCATGTTTAGAAAGAAAATGCCAACTGCCAACCTTAAGTTAAATGCTCTCGTTCTATTTTTCCTTATTGTTGTGATTGCGATCAGCACACCGTTCACTCCAGTATATAAAAATACCTATTCACATATGGAACTTATTGGAATGGATACGGATAAAGCAGACGATCCTCAACCAAAAACAAAAGAGGAAAAGAAAAAGGAAAAGGAAAAAAGCAAAAAACAAGTAGAAAGCCTTATACTTAGTAGTAGAGATATTTATCTCAATAAATATAAAAAGTATTATCAATCTTCCCCAGTTTCACAAAAAATAATGGGAATGGGATATGCAGGAAATTACAAAAAAGAAGCGAAAATGATTGAAATGGATTATTTCGATATTTTTTATTCCACTGGTCCAATAGGGACAATCCTTTATTTCTTTCCACTAGTCTTTTTATTTATTTATTCTGCTGTGTGGGCGCTTAAACATTTGGCGGATGTCTTTCTACCAAAAAACACAATGCTTATTTCTAGTATTGTACTAGGATTAGGGATTGCTAATTTTGCAGGACATGTCTATACCGCTCCGGCTGTTAGTATTTATTTAGCGGTGATCATCGCCTATTTCTACTATGATATTAAAAGTACTTCTAAAATTAAGATATAA
- a CDS encoding ArnT family glycosyltransferase, translating into MAQRLVYDGYYGYNADQPNAYVTPSHPIYLAGNILLADFLHIDHLFLVKISNMILNMLALFALYLTAKMLFKNEWMACLTALLYGTYLAPLHFFRSLLTESPAINFFIFSIFCYVLAVKKNQWRYHVLFGIIASITLMFRPTPAPILLLVWLILIFQFGWKKAIQIGFIWCVGPLIVMLPWVIRNYIQFQHAFLFSSHSGNPLLGGTNPFFLEDFDGILARLNELGITDKEYAIRRIKNGFTENFPLWFSWFTVGKFAVMFHQAEPIGNYYNFFSPMVKKLINFQHLLIVVGAFAFGFIYHKNRSILVLLIIILIYIGLSNLFIPVGRYGAFIIPVMCLVVSYGIVTSVEMLVGKLRFKRA; encoded by the coding sequence ATGGCCCAACGGCTTGTATATGATGGTTATTATGGGTATAATGCCGATCAGCCTAATGCGTATGTAACTCCATCGCATCCGATTTATTTAGCCGGGAATATCCTTTTAGCTGATTTCCTCCATATTGATCATCTATTTTTAGTGAAAATTTCTAATATGATTTTAAATATGCTTGCTCTTTTTGCTCTTTATTTAACTGCAAAAATGTTATTTAAAAATGAATGGATGGCTTGCTTAACGGCCTTATTATATGGAACTTACTTAGCACCTTTACATTTTTTCCGTTCGTTATTAACGGAAAGCCCAGCGATTAACTTTTTTATCTTTTCTATTTTTTGTTATGTGTTGGCAGTGAAAAAAAATCAATGGAGATACCATGTGTTATTTGGGATCATCGCATCGATTACCTTAATGTTTCGTCCGACACCTGCACCTATTTTATTATTGGTTTGGTTGATTTTAATTTTCCAATTTGGTTGGAAAAAGGCGATTCAAATTGGCTTTATATGGTGTGTAGGACCACTTATCGTGATGTTACCTTGGGTGATTCGAAACTATATCCAGTTTCAACATGCTTTTTTATTTTCAAGTCATTCTGGGAATCCACTGCTAGGGGGAACGAATCCTTTCTTCTTAGAGGATTTCGATGGAATCTTAGCTAGATTGAATGAATTAGGAATAACAGATAAAGAATATGCAATACGCCGTATTAAGAACGGATTTACTGAAAATTTCCCTTTATGGTTCTCGTGGTTTACAGTTGGAAAATTTGCTGTAATGTTTCACCAGGCTGAACCAATCGGTAATTACTATAATTTCTTCAGTCCTATGGTGAAAAAGCTTATTAACTTCCAACATTTATTGATTGTCGTTGGGGCCTTTGCGTTTGGGTTTATTTATCATAAAAATCGTTCTATTTTAGTCTTATTGATCATCATTTTGATTTATATTGGCCTTTCGAACTTGTTTATACCAGTGGGACGCTATGGAGCTTTTATCATTCCTGTCATGTGTTTAGTTGTCTCCTATGGTATAGTCACTTCCGTAGAGATGCTCGTCGGCAAACTACGTTTCAAACGTGCTTGA
- a CDS encoding phosphodiester glycosidase family protein — MCKKIAASLVFVILLGIGVMAEAAVKERYIVTPGVDYQKEQFYINSQIQMGNRLNIDLTRPEINVGVGIPNPLNSLDTVSSAVRKNTNRNQSVVGAINASFFHFSSRLPAYLLVDHNRVSTFGVISTGSDEYMSIPTAFGVKNDGTAQIDTFQYNASYEINGIRYPVSSINKQRGAGETVIYTPNYSYSSTRANRYGMEIVVSSLSTPLDSGVELGKPVTGIVQAVRPYGNGDSVIPKNGYVISVHGTEQSSQLAKVRAGDRIALNIDMESKWRNSKFILASGPMLVKNGKVDMTINPNSSRAKSRNPRTAVAVDRTGKRVFFVTVDGRNKGKSNGMTLSEFAQYLVSIGAYQALNLDGGGSTTMVARPRGYTYPKVVNSPSDQSERRVSAILQVLNTSPKGEPVTLDMKLSNSKVTVGSSVSVQAEGLDSFLNKVTIDPARMKLRVEGNIGRMNGNQFMAERPGTGFIIGEINGMMRKVPITVIPQPMKMEITPSNTVIGAKEKQSFQLKVFDGGKEVVINPNDVRWWATNGIGAMQAGGILQANDVHATGKVQATYKGEKVETTVHVVKSSVSIDRFENSQLWTAEGVRADAQVEFPGTKAPYRDGKSSLLLNYHLKPTEGTAAAYAVLKQPVALLGLPKQIGLWVYGDGKRNWLRGQIIDGDGKVVPIDFTENGGLDWNGWKYVRAEIPSNIKQPIKLSKIYVAQTDPNKEGSGQIYLDKLQAEYDDQFIEPMFEDVLSDHWAKKEVEYLASRNVISGYENGLFKPETFLTRAHAAVMLMRVLDLPVNAVSDPGFKDVTKDFLYFNQIAAVENANIMKGNEEGTQFNPNDLLTRGQMAAILARAYELKGETTPVFKDVPVDFWAFSEIQALASNQITTGYPDKTFKPNNKVTRAQFSAFLYRILTK, encoded by the coding sequence TTGTGTAAAAAAATAGCAGCTAGTTTAGTATTTGTTATTTTACTAGGCATTGGGGTTATGGCAGAAGCGGCAGTGAAAGAGCGATACATCGTCACACCTGGTGTAGACTATCAGAAAGAGCAATTTTATATAAACTCTCAAATTCAAATGGGAAATAGGTTGAATATTGATTTAACTAGACCGGAAATTAACGTGGGTGTAGGTATTCCTAATCCCTTAAATTCATTAGATACAGTATCATCTGCTGTCAGGAAAAATACGAATCGAAATCAAAGTGTAGTAGGGGCTATAAATGCTTCTTTTTTCCATTTCAGTAGTAGATTACCAGCGTATTTATTAGTAGATCATAATCGGGTTTCTACATTTGGCGTTATATCAACTGGGTCTGATGAATACATGAGCATTCCTACAGCTTTCGGTGTAAAAAATGATGGAACCGCTCAAATAGATACATTTCAGTATAATGCATCATATGAAATCAACGGTATACGTTATCCGGTATCTTCTATTAATAAGCAACGAGGTGCTGGAGAGACGGTCATCTATACTCCAAACTACAGTTATTCAAGTACACGGGCAAATCGATATGGCATGGAAATTGTCGTTTCCTCCCTTTCTACCCCACTAGACTCGGGTGTAGAGTTAGGGAAGCCAGTAACAGGTATTGTTCAGGCGGTTCGACCGTATGGAAATGGAGATTCGGTTATTCCTAAAAATGGGTATGTTATTTCTGTTCATGGGACAGAACAATCTTCACAGTTGGCAAAGGTGAGAGCGGGGGATCGAATAGCACTGAATATTGATATGGAATCAAAATGGAGAAACTCGAAGTTTATCCTGGCAAGTGGCCCTATGCTTGTGAAGAATGGAAAAGTTGATATGACGATTAACCCGAATAGTAGCCGAGCGAAGTCTAGAAATCCCCGAACAGCAGTAGCAGTAGATCGTACTGGAAAACGAGTATTTTTTGTCACAGTAGATGGACGAAACAAGGGGAAAAGTAATGGAATGACTTTATCTGAGTTTGCTCAATATTTGGTGAGTATCGGTGCATATCAAGCCTTGAACCTTGATGGGGGTGGTTCTACAACGATGGTTGCCCGTCCACGGGGTTATACATATCCCAAGGTTGTCAATTCCCCTTCTGATCAATCTGAAAGAAGAGTATCAGCCATTCTACAAGTATTAAATACTTCTCCTAAAGGTGAACCTGTGACATTAGATATGAAACTCTCTAATTCTAAGGTGACAGTTGGATCTTCTGTATCTGTTCAAGCGGAGGGTCTAGATTCCTTCTTGAATAAGGTCACAATTGATCCTGCAAGAATGAAATTACGTGTTGAGGGAAATATCGGTAGAATGAATGGAAATCAATTTATGGCAGAAAGACCTGGGACAGGTTTTATTATTGGAGAAATTAATGGGATGATGAGGAAGGTTCCGATTACTGTCATTCCTCAACCTATGAAGATGGAAATTACTCCAAGCAACACAGTTATTGGAGCAAAAGAGAAACAATCGTTCCAATTAAAAGTGTTTGATGGAGGCAAAGAAGTTGTCATTAATCCTAATGATGTTAGATGGTGGGCAACGAATGGGATCGGCGCGATGCAGGCGGGTGGAATTTTACAAGCCAATGATGTTCATGCAACAGGAAAAGTACAGGCTACTTATAAAGGGGAAAAAGTAGAAACAACAGTTCATGTTGTCAAATCATCAGTATCAATCGACCGTTTTGAAAATAGTCAGCTTTGGACTGCAGAAGGTGTTCGAGCAGATGCTCAAGTTGAATTCCCAGGAACAAAAGCACCGTATAGAGATGGAAAATCTTCTTTACTATTAAACTATCATCTTAAACCAACTGAAGGGACAGCAGCTGCTTATGCGGTATTAAAACAGCCAGTTGCCTTATTAGGATTACCAAAACAAATAGGACTATGGGTGTATGGAGATGGAAAAAGAAATTGGTTGAGAGGCCAAATTATTGACGGAGACGGGAAAGTAGTACCAATCGACTTTACGGAGAATGGTGGTTTAGATTGGAATGGATGGAAGTACGTACGTGCGGAAATTCCATCAAACATTAAACAGCCAATTAAACTGTCAAAAATATATGTCGCCCAAACTGACCCAAATAAAGAAGGAAGTGGGCAAATTTATTTAGATAAATTGCAAGCTGAATATGATGATCAGTTTATTGAGCCAATGTTTGAGGATGTGTTATCCGACCATTGGGCGAAAAAGGAAGTTGAATATTTAGCTTCGAGAAATGTTATTTCAGGATATGAAAATGGTTTATTTAAACCAGAAACTTTCTTAACAAGAGCACATGCCGCCGTCATGCTAATGAGAGTATTAGATTTACCTGTAAATGCGGTTAGTGATCCTGGCTTTAAAGATGTAACCAAAGACTTTCTTTATTTTAATCAAATAGCAGCTGTTGAAAATGCGAACATAATGAAAGGAAATGAAGAAGGAACCCAATTCAATCCGAACGACCTATTAACTAGAGGACAAATGGCAGCGATATTAGCACGTGCTTACGAATTAAAAGGAGAAACAACGCCAGTATTTAAAGATGTTCCAGTTGATTTTTGGGCATTTTCTGAAATACAGGCGCTTGCATCTAATCAAATTACAACTGGATATCCGGACAAAACATTTAAGCCGAACAACAAAGTGACAAGAGCACAATTCAGTGCATTTTTATATCGAATACTAACAAAATAA
- a CDS encoding glycosyltransferase family 2 protein, which translates to MKTLDSYKVLIVVPAYNEEAAIKQTLNKLLNIKKHLPFVDICVVNDGSKDRTADIVRSFEEVILLDLPINLGIGGAVQSGYKYAAKYHYDIAVQFDADGQHNEEDLMTVIKPIINGECDMCIGSRFVKQTDYSGSPFRRMGIYYFEFLLFLLTRKKYTDATSGYRAINQKVIQLFAEEYPRDYPEPEVILFLHRKKLNIKEISVNMKERQGGSSSITPFKSVYYMFKVTLSILMQKLIKE; encoded by the coding sequence ATGAAGACATTGGATTCGTACAAAGTATTAATTGTTGTTCCAGCCTATAATGAAGAAGCAGCAATCAAACAAACATTAAATAAGCTGCTAAATATAAAGAAGCATCTTCCTTTTGTTGATATTTGTGTTGTAAATGATGGTTCGAAAGATCGAACAGCGGATATCGTCCGTTCTTTTGAAGAGGTTATTCTTTTGGATCTGCCTATTAATTTGGGGATAGGAGGCGCTGTCCAATCAGGTTATAAATATGCAGCGAAATATCATTATGATATAGCAGTGCAATTTGATGCAGATGGCCAGCATAATGAAGAAGATTTGATGACTGTAATCAAACCGATTATCAATGGTGAATGTGATATGTGCATTGGCTCACGATTCGTCAAGCAAACCGATTACTCTGGAAGCCCTTTCCGTAGAATGGGGATTTACTATTTTGAATTTTTACTTTTTTTACTCACACGAAAAAAATATACAGATGCAACCTCGGGATATCGTGCTATTAATCAGAAGGTTATACAACTTTTTGCTGAGGAATACCCAAGAGACTATCCTGAACCAGAAGTGATTCTATTTTTGCATAGAAAAAAACTTAACATAAAAGAAATCTCAGTGAATATGAAAGAACGCCAAGGTGGTTCTTCCTCTATTACGCCGTTCAAATCGGTTTACTATATGTTTAAGGTTACGTTGTCTATTCTCATGCAAAAACTAATTAAGGAGTAG
- a CDS encoding DUF2304 domain-containing protein, whose protein sequence is MKITWLSFAIVAILFIIVVESVRRGVLETKYSLLWIVTCIIMAFLSISDNLLNTVAGWLNVYYPPSLLFLFGLLFALLIIFDLTRRVSKLNKEMTQLTQDYTILKEELEKRKRQEL, encoded by the coding sequence ATGAAAATTACTTGGTTATCATTTGCCATTGTCGCTATATTATTTATTATTGTAGTTGAATCCGTTCGACGAGGGGTATTAGAGACGAAATATTCTCTTCTATGGATCGTAACTTGTATCATCATGGCCTTTCTAAGCATTAGTGACAACTTACTGAATACTGTAGCGGGTTGGTTAAACGTATACTATCCGCCATCATTGTTATTTTTATTTGGGTTATTATTTGCCTTGTTAATTATTTTTGATTTAACAAGGAGAGTTTCTAAATTAAATAAAGAAATGACACAACTTACGCAAGATTACACGATTTTAAAGGAAGAATTAGAGAAAAGGAAAAGACAAGAACTATGA
- a CDS encoding EamA family transporter → MIYLMLLMNILMLVSGQILWKMAVSGITDWNVSTIFSLVISPFFLGGAALYVLATGLWLVILSKLPLSVAYPSQSLSYILGAIFAVVLFKEIVTPTQWLGMIIIMVGVFLIAK, encoded by the coding sequence ATGATCTACTTAATGTTACTTATGAATATACTTATGCTCGTTTCAGGGCAAATATTGTGGAAAATGGCGGTATCTGGAATAACAGATTGGAATGTTTCAACCATTTTTTCATTAGTGATTTCCCCATTCTTCCTGGGTGGAGCCGCACTATATGTGTTAGCTACAGGGCTTTGGCTCGTCATCTTGTCCAAACTTCCATTAAGTGTTGCTTACCCAAGTCAAAGTTTAAGCTATATTTTAGGGGCAATCTTTGCGGTTGTCCTTTTTAAAGAAATTGTCACACCAACGCAATGGCTAGGGATGATTATTATTATGGTTGGGGTGTTTTTAATTGCGAAATAA